In the Vitis vinifera cultivar Pinot Noir 40024 chromosome 2, ASM3070453v1 genome, one interval contains:
- the LOC100245386 gene encoding uncharacterized protein LOC100245386, translating into MAALGISSAAIGFNTITIFRTKSAPRRLRTKISCVGWDPEGLFGSPNTGHIARLEFKRRLEKDADAREAFQRHVLEEKERRQALRQSRVIPDTPEELIEYFLDTEAQEFEFEIARMRHRLDKDFFSHLQSELGQLRFSVSKTEEMEDRLIELEALQKALLEGTEAYDKMQADLITAKESLTKILTSKDVKATLLEMVEKNELNRSLLALLDENIASAQSSEQKQAVAFMEKLRAAVLKYITV; encoded by the exons ATGGCCGCTCTCGGCATTTCTAGCGCCGCCATCGGCTTTAACACAATCACAATATTCCGTACCAAATCGGCACCGAGGCGTTTGAGGACCAAAATCTCTTGCGTTGGATGG GACCCAGAAGGTCTGTTTGGGTCACCGAATACGGGGCATATCGCCCGCCTGGAGTTCAAGCGACGGCTCGAGAAGGACGCGGATGCTCGAGAGGCCTTCCAGCGCCATGTTCTTGAGGAAAAAGAGCGGCGCCAAGCTCTAAGGCAG tCTCGGGTTATTCCGGATACCCCAGAGGAGTTGATTGAGTACTTTCTTGATACTGAAGCACAAGAGTTTGAGTTTGAGATTGCAAGGATGCGACACAG GTTGGACAAGGATTTTTTCTCACACTTGCAATCTGAACTGGGACAACTTCGATTTTCTGTGTCAAAAACTGAG GAGATGGAAGACAGATTGATAGAGCTGGAAGCACTGCAGAAGGCTCTGCTTGAAGGAACTG AAGCTTATGATAAAATGCAAGCTGACTTAATAACAGCAAAGGAAAGCCTAACCAAAATTTTGACTTCCAAGGATGTAAAAGCAACA ttgTTGGAGATGGTTGAGAAAAATGAACTCAATAGATCCTTATTGGCACTTCTTGATGAAAACATAGCAAGTGCGCAAAGTAGTGAGCAG